AGGACGTTCGCGATGGCGTCGAACAGGAAGTCCATCAGGCGATCCGATCAGCAGGACGGGCGTCGGGGACGGGGTCCCAGCCCTTGCCCCCGAAGGGCCGGCAGCGGCCCAGGCGCCGCACCGCGAGCCAGGTGCCCCGGCCGGCGCCGTGCACCTCGAGGGCCTCGGCCGCGTAGGCCGAGCAGGAGGGGTGGAACCGGCAGGGCGAGGGGCGACCGGCGCGCGCCGCCTGGTAGCCGTGCACCAGCCACAGCAGCGCCCGGGCCGGCGCCGAGGGGGCGACCGGGGAGGGGGCCGGGGCGGTCACGCCGCCACCGCCCGCTCGAGGGCCCGGCGCAGGTCGGTGCACACCGCGGCGAAGGGGGCGTGGGCGACCGGGGCACCGGCCGAGATGACCAGGGCCCCGGCGGGCACCGCGTCGACGGCCGCCAGCTCGGCCAGGGCGGCCCGGAGCCGGCGGCGGATCCGGTTGCGGACCACCGCGGTGCCGGTGCGGCGACCGATGGCGAAGGCCACCAGGCAGCGCTCGTCGCCCGGGACGGGCGCGTGGCGGGCGCTCACAGGCCCGGACCGGCCTCGGCGTCCCTGGTCGCGGACGACGGCGAGGGTGCGACGGTCACGGAGGGGAGCGATCAGGCGGACAGGCGGGCGCGACCCTTGTGGCGGCGGTTCCGCACCACGGCGCGCCCGGCGCGGGTCGACATCCGCTTGCGGAAGCCGTGGCGCTTGGAGCGACGACGGACGTTGGGCTGGTAGGTGCGCTTCACTGCTCTCCTCTGCGGTCACCGCGG
Above is a window of Iamia majanohamensis DNA encoding:
- the yidD gene encoding membrane protein insertion efficiency factor YidD, with amino-acid sequence MTAPAPSPVAPSAPARALLWLVHGYQAARAGRPSPCRFHPSCSAYAAEALEVHGAGRGTWLAVRRLGRCRPFGGKGWDPVPDARPADRIA
- a CDS encoding ribonuclease P protein component, with protein sequence MIAPLRDRRTLAVVRDQGRRGRSGPVSARHAPVPGDERCLVAFAIGRRTGTAVVRNRIRRRLRAALAELAAVDAVPAGALVISAGAPVAHAPFAAVCTDLRRALERAVAA
- the rpmH gene encoding 50S ribosomal protein L34, translated to MKRTYQPNVRRRSKRHGFRKRMSTRAGRAVVRNRRHKGRARLSA